One Microbacterium keratanolyticum DNA window includes the following coding sequences:
- a CDS encoding ABC transporter permease, translating to MSVALPPAQGGGMIDTVAIAQADLKDGPGGFWRDVFRRLRHNPTAWIGAAIVLLFLLIAALAPVLAPYPETALPGAKFITPTHIPGPGELPEFPLGLDRFGGDVLSKLIWGAQASLMVGVVSTALGLAGGMLLGLIAGTFGGWVDTVIMRVVDIILSVPNLLLAVSIAAILGQTPFAVMIAIGASQVPIFARLLRASMLQQRSADYVLSAQTLGLGRGTITMTHVLPNAIGPVIVQGTLTLATAVIDAAALSFLGLGGGRPETAEWGRMLTYAQNELAIAPWLAFFPGICIAVTALGFTLFGEALREAMDPRTRAR from the coding sequence ATGAGCGTCGCACTTCCCCCGGCCCAGGGCGGAGGCATGATCGACACGGTCGCCATCGCTCAGGCCGATCTGAAAGACGGCCCCGGCGGCTTCTGGCGTGATGTGTTCCGACGTCTGCGCCACAATCCGACGGCGTGGATCGGCGCGGCCATCGTGCTGCTGTTCCTGCTGATCGCGGCGCTCGCGCCGGTACTTGCTCCCTACCCGGAGACCGCGCTGCCGGGGGCGAAGTTCATCACACCGACCCACATTCCCGGACCGGGCGAGCTGCCCGAGTTCCCGCTGGGGCTGGACCGCTTCGGCGGTGATGTGCTCTCCAAGCTGATCTGGGGTGCGCAGGCGTCCCTGATGGTCGGTGTGGTCTCCACGGCGCTCGGCCTCGCGGGCGGAATGCTCCTCGGCCTCATCGCCGGAACCTTCGGCGGGTGGGTCGACACCGTCATCATGCGCGTCGTCGACATCATCCTCTCGGTGCCGAACCTGCTGCTCGCCGTCTCGATCGCCGCGATTCTCGGCCAGACGCCGTTCGCCGTCATGATCGCCATCGGTGCCTCGCAGGTGCCGATCTTCGCGCGCCTGCTGCGGGCGTCGATGCTGCAGCAGCGCTCCGCGGACTACGTGCTGTCGGCGCAGACGCTGGGTCTCGGTCGGGGCACGATCACGATGACCCACGTGCTGCCGAACGCGATCGGACCGGTCATCGTGCAGGGCACGCTGACGCTCGCGACGGCCGTGATCGACGCCGCAGCGCTCTCCTTCCTCGGTCTCGGCGGCGGACGCCCTGAGACCGCTGAATGGGGGCGGATGCTGACCTACGCCCAGAACGAGCTGGCGATCGCCCCCTGGCTGGCGTTCTTCCCGGGTATCTGCATCGCGGTCACCGCGCTCGGCTTCACCCTGTTCGGTGAGGCGCTGCGCGAGGCGATGGATCCGCGGACGAGGGCACGATGA
- a CDS encoding ABC transporter permease has product MLRTIGRRLLFLIPTLFGLSILLFAWVRALPGGPAVALLGEKATPEAVARINELYGFNKPLIEQYFIWVGRLLQGDFGTSIQTNRPVLEEFFRRFPATIELSVAALIFAVGVGVPLGYWAARRHGKFSDHASVVFSLVGITIPVFFLAFILKYVFAVQLGWLPSDGRQNPRIDATHPTGFYVWDGIITGEFDAAWDAFLHLILPALALGTIPLAIIVRITRASVLEVQNADYVRTGRAKGVARPTLRNRFILRNAMLPVITTIGLQTGLLISGAVLTETVFAFPGIGSFLARAIFTRDFPVLQGFIIFIAIAYALINLAVDVSYSLIDPRVRVQ; this is encoded by the coding sequence GTGCTGCGCACCATCGGCAGGAGACTGCTGTTCCTCATCCCTACTCTCTTCGGCCTGAGCATCCTGCTCTTCGCCTGGGTCCGTGCCCTTCCCGGCGGACCCGCTGTCGCCCTTCTCGGCGAGAAGGCCACTCCCGAAGCTGTCGCTCGCATCAACGAGCTCTACGGCTTCAACAAGCCGCTCATCGAGCAGTACTTCATCTGGGTCGGACGCCTCCTGCAGGGCGACTTCGGAACGTCCATCCAGACCAATCGGCCGGTGCTGGAGGAGTTCTTCCGCCGCTTCCCTGCGACGATCGAGCTCTCGGTGGCGGCCCTCATCTTCGCCGTCGGCGTCGGCGTTCCGCTGGGCTACTGGGCGGCGCGCCGCCACGGCAAGTTCAGCGACCACGCCTCGGTCGTGTTCAGCCTCGTCGGCATCACGATCCCGGTGTTCTTCCTGGCGTTCATCCTGAAGTACGTCTTCGCGGTGCAGCTCGGATGGCTCCCGTCGGACGGCCGCCAGAACCCGCGAATAGATGCGACCCATCCCACCGGCTTCTATGTCTGGGACGGCATCATCACCGGCGAGTTCGACGCCGCCTGGGACGCGTTCCTCCATCTCATCCTGCCCGCGCTCGCGCTCGGCACGATTCCGCTCGCGATCATCGTGCGCATCACCCGGGCCAGTGTGCTGGAGGTGCAGAACGCCGACTACGTGCGCACCGGGCGCGCGAAGGGCGTGGCGCGCCCGACGCTCCGCAACCGATTCATCCTGCGCAATGCCATGCTGCCGGTCATCACGACGATCGGTCTGCAGACCGGTCTGCTGATCTCGGGGGCGGTCCTCACCGAGACCGTGTTCGCCTTCCCGGGTATCGGCTCCTTCCTGGCCCGCGCGATCTTCACCCGCGACTTCCCGGTGCTGCAGGGATTCATCATCTTCATCGCGATCGCCTATGCACTCATCAACCTCGCCGTGGATGTGTCGTACAGCCTGATCGACCCGAGAGTGCGGGTGCAGTGA